A single genomic interval of Microbacterium sp. BLY harbors:
- a CDS encoding ABC transporter ATP-binding protein: MPDPLLTVRDFSVVYDVDPPVEAVKNVTLELQRGEILGLAGESGCGKTTLAYGVQRLLRAPAVITGGSVTFHDATGSDIDINALDVGAMQRFRWDKVSMVFQGAMNALNPVATIGSQLEDVFEIHRPDMNRRQRRAEAEELLEIVKVGRQRVRSFPHELSGGMRQRVMIAMALALRPQLMVMDEPTTALDVLVQREILRQISQLRREFGFSVIFITHDLPLLLEISDRIAIMRDGEIIELDTAERIWTQPEHEYTKTLLSSFPRLTGEKGVLVR, translated from the coding sequence ATGCCAGATCCTCTGCTCACCGTGCGCGACTTCTCCGTCGTGTACGACGTCGATCCGCCCGTCGAGGCGGTGAAGAACGTGACCCTCGAACTGCAGCGCGGCGAGATCCTCGGCCTCGCCGGGGAGAGCGGATGCGGCAAGACCACGCTGGCCTACGGCGTGCAGCGCCTGCTGCGCGCTCCGGCCGTCATCACCGGCGGCAGCGTGACGTTCCACGACGCGACCGGCAGCGACATTGACATCAACGCGCTCGACGTCGGCGCGATGCAGCGATTCCGCTGGGACAAGGTGTCGATGGTGTTCCAGGGCGCGATGAACGCCCTCAACCCCGTGGCGACGATCGGCTCGCAGCTGGAGGACGTGTTCGAGATCCACCGCCCCGACATGAACCGCAGGCAGCGGCGTGCCGAGGCCGAGGAGCTGCTCGAGATCGTCAAGGTCGGCCGTCAGCGTGTGCGCTCCTTCCCCCACGAGCTCTCCGGCGGCATGCGTCAGCGCGTCATGATCGCCATGGCCCTGGCGCTGCGTCCGCAGCTGATGGTCATGGACGAGCCGACGACCGCGCTCGACGTGCTGGTGCAGCGGGAGATCCTCAGGCAGATCTCCCAGCTGCGGCGCGAGTTCGGCTTCTCGGTGATCTTCATCACCCACGACCTTCCGCTCCTGCTGGAGATCAGCGACCGGATCGCGATCATGCGCGACGGAGAGATCATCGAGCTCGATACGGCAGAGCGCATCTGGACGCAGCCGGAGCACGAGTACACGAAGACGCTGCTGTCGTCGTTCCCCCGGCTCACCGGGGAGAAAGGGGTGCTGGTGCGATGA
- a CDS encoding amidohydrolase produces the protein MPIDLEALYIDLHQHPELSFQETRTAGIAAQHLRDLGLDVEEGVGITGVVGVLRNPSTGSGPSTGSGTQGAGAKEEFPRPVVWVRADMDALPVEEQTGLAYASTAKGVDPAGTTVPVMHACGHDMHVTAMIGAVEKLVADREEWSGTLVVLIQPAEEYGAGARAMLDDGLLARYPKPDVVLGQHVTPLPAGIIGVRSGTQMAASDGLTVTLHGRGGHGSRPHATIDPVVMAAATVMRLQTITSREIDPQGVAVVTVGSIHAGLKNNIIPAEAKLELSLRYPNEDAREKVLASVERIVRAEAMASGAEREPEIHTQHTLPATINDEEATARVSEALRRALGESAVVDPGMFTGSEDVSWFARDAEVPLVFWFWGGVDPARFVEAVAAGTVEKDIPTNHSPFFAPEIHPTIEVGVTAMSAAAREFLA, from the coding sequence ATGCCCATCGACCTCGAAGCGCTCTACATCGATCTGCACCAGCACCCCGAGCTGTCGTTCCAGGAGACAAGGACCGCGGGCATCGCCGCCCAGCACCTGCGCGACCTCGGACTCGACGTCGAGGAGGGGGTCGGCATCACCGGCGTCGTCGGCGTGCTGCGGAACCCTTCGACGGGCTCAGGCCCTTCGACAGGCTCAGGGACCCAGGGCGCAGGGGCCAAGGAGGAGTTCCCGCGGCCGGTGGTGTGGGTGCGCGCCGACATGGACGCGCTGCCGGTGGAGGAGCAGACGGGACTGGCGTACGCGAGCACCGCGAAGGGCGTCGACCCGGCCGGCACGACGGTGCCGGTGATGCACGCCTGCGGTCACGACATGCACGTCACCGCGATGATCGGCGCCGTCGAGAAGCTCGTCGCCGACCGGGAGGAGTGGTCGGGCACCCTCGTCGTGCTCATCCAGCCTGCCGAGGAGTACGGCGCGGGCGCCAGGGCCATGCTCGACGACGGCCTGCTCGCCCGCTACCCGAAGCCCGACGTGGTGCTCGGTCAGCACGTCACCCCGCTCCCCGCCGGGATCATCGGCGTGCGCAGCGGCACCCAGATGGCCGCGTCCGACGGTCTCACCGTCACGCTGCACGGCCGGGGCGGTCACGGCTCCCGCCCGCACGCCACGATCGACCCGGTCGTGATGGCGGCGGCGACCGTGATGCGCCTGCAGACGATCACCTCGCGCGAGATCGACCCGCAAGGCGTGGCCGTGGTGACGGTCGGCTCGATCCACGCCGGACTCAAGAACAACATCATCCCGGCCGAGGCGAAGCTGGAGCTCAGCCTCCGCTACCCGAACGAGGACGCGCGCGAGAAGGTGCTCGCGAGCGTCGAGCGGATCGTGCGCGCCGAGGCGATGGCCTCCGGCGCGGAGCGCGAGCCCGAGATCCACACCCAGCACACCCTGCCCGCCACGATCAACGACGAGGAGGCGACGGCGCGGGTCTCCGAGGCACTGCGTCGTGCACTCGGCGAGTCGGCAGTGGTCGACCCCGGCATGTTCACCGGCAGCGAGGACGTCTCGTGGTTCGCGCGCGACGCCGAGGTGCCGCTCGTGTTCTGGTTCTGGGGCGGCGTCGACCCCGCCCGGTTCGTCGAGGCCGTCGCGGCCGGGACCGTGGAGAAGGACATCCCCACGAATCACTCGCCGTTCTTCGCACCGGAGATCCACCCGACGATCGAGGTGGGCGTCACGGCGATGTCGGCGGCCGCTCGGGAATTCCTCGCCTGA
- a CDS encoding ABC transporter ATP-binding protein — MTTLEFRKVTKTYNVRGAGQIKALDDVSFTLTSGQTIGLVGQSGSGKSTIAKILTQLETPTSGEVLLDGAPIPRRGRGLRTYRQQLRMVFQDPFASLNPYHSIRYHLERPIRLDDVVPKKETENEVRRLLDRVRLDADAVIDRRPHELSGGQRQRVAIARALASRPSLLVADEPVSMLDVSIRLGVLNLLADLQREEGLGVLYITHDLATARHFSDEIMVLNQGRVVEYGTADDVILDPQDPYTRELRAASPDPEKHFAAAASNGGAL; from the coding sequence ATGACCACGCTCGAATTCCGCAAGGTCACGAAGACCTACAACGTCCGCGGCGCCGGCCAGATCAAAGCCCTCGACGACGTGAGCTTCACCCTGACGTCGGGCCAGACGATCGGCCTGGTCGGCCAGTCCGGCAGCGGCAAGTCCACGATCGCGAAGATCCTCACCCAGCTCGAGACCCCGACCAGCGGCGAGGTGCTGCTCGACGGCGCGCCGATCCCGCGCCGCGGCAGGGGCCTGCGGACCTACCGCCAGCAGCTGCGGATGGTGTTCCAGGATCCGTTCGCCTCACTCAACCCGTACCACTCGATCCGCTACCACCTGGAGCGGCCGATCCGCCTCGACGACGTGGTGCCGAAGAAGGAGACCGAGAACGAGGTGCGTCGGCTCCTCGACCGGGTGCGCCTCGACGCGGATGCGGTGATCGACCGCCGCCCCCACGAGCTGTCGGGCGGTCAGCGGCAGCGTGTGGCCATCGCCCGTGCCCTGGCCTCGCGGCCCTCGCTCCTCGTCGCCGACGAGCCGGTGTCGATGCTCGACGTCTCCATCCGGCTCGGCGTGCTGAACCTGCTCGCCGACCTGCAGCGCGAAGAGGGGCTCGGCGTGCTCTACATCACGCACGACCTGGCGACCGCCCGGCACTTCAGCGACGAGATCATGGTCCTCAACCAGGGGCGCGTGGTCGAGTACGGCACCGCCGACGACGTGATCCTCGACCCGCAGGATCCGTACACCCGCGAGCTGCGCGCGGCCTCTCCCGATCCGGAGAAGCACTTCGCCGCGGCGGCATCGAACGGAGGCGCGCTGTGA
- a CDS encoding TetR/AcrR family transcriptional regulator, producing MTGGGLMTDDVHAVRVRPATREKREQILKAAVEIFGNKGSANGTLADVAEQVGITHAGVLHHFGSKQKLLLEVLAYRDQADVADLAEKHIPDGPELFLHLVRTAFANEKRPGIVQAYTVLSSESVTDDHPGREYFEERYTTLRREVAAAFGELCAQEGVTEPATIAAASAAILAVMDGLQLQWLLHPGVVSLGASSEFAIRAIVNGVLRPGPALESYARP from the coding sequence ATGACGGGAGGTGGGCTCATGACGGACGACGTGCACGCAGTGCGGGTGCGCCCGGCGACGCGGGAGAAGCGCGAGCAGATCCTCAAAGCGGCGGTCGAGATCTTCGGCAACAAGGGGTCCGCGAACGGAACGCTCGCCGACGTCGCCGAGCAGGTCGGCATCACCCATGCGGGCGTGCTGCACCACTTCGGTTCGAAGCAGAAGCTCCTCCTCGAGGTACTCGCCTACCGCGACCAGGCCGACGTGGCCGACCTCGCCGAGAAGCACATCCCCGACGGCCCGGAGCTGTTCCTCCACCTCGTCCGCACGGCCTTCGCCAACGAGAAGCGGCCCGGCATCGTGCAGGCCTACACGGTCCTGTCCTCCGAGTCGGTGACTGACGATCATCCCGGTCGCGAGTATTTCGAGGAGCGCTACACGACCCTGCGCCGGGAGGTGGCGGCGGCGTTCGGGGAGCTCTGCGCCCAGGAGGGCGTGACCGAACCTGCGACCATCGCCGCCGCCTCAGCCGCCATCCTCGCCGTGATGGACGGTCTGCAGCTCCAGTGGCTCCTGCACCCGGGAGTGGTCTCCCTCGGCGCATCGAGCGAGTTCGCCATCCGGGCGATCGTGAACGGCGTGCTGCGGCCGGGGCCGGCCCTGGAGTCCTACGCGCGGCCCTGA
- a CDS encoding ABC transporter permease produces the protein MSTAFPQLDDNDLVARDALEVGTTATTAERTRRPVPWRFFAGRAAFYLFTLWAAITINFFLPRLMKGDAVSSYLARNRTVSPEAADALRVLLGIDTDKSIWQQYLEYWGMLLRGDLGISTLHGLRPVAEVLAAALPWTLGLVGIATIISFAIGTLLGAVVGWKRGSRLDAIIPVTTFFNTIPYFWLGLIAIAIFSSTLKWFPSSHAYDKGQSPEWSLDFIGQVIMHGTLPALTIVVASLGGWVLGMRNMMLTVLDDDYITVAQAKGMPSKRVLWGYAARNAVLPQIQSFALSIGFIVGGTIVMEMVFSYPGVGKLLLDATNAKDFALMQGVFLVITLSVLVANILADVVYAYLDPRTRQMES, from the coding sequence GTGAGCACCGCATTCCCCCAGCTCGACGACAACGACCTCGTCGCCCGCGATGCCCTCGAGGTCGGCACCACGGCGACCACGGCGGAGCGCACCAGGCGGCCGGTGCCGTGGCGCTTCTTCGCCGGTCGGGCGGCGTTCTACCTGTTCACACTGTGGGCGGCGATCACGATCAACTTCTTCCTGCCGCGCCTCATGAAGGGCGATGCGGTCAGCTCGTACCTCGCGCGCAACCGCACCGTGAGCCCCGAGGCGGCGGACGCCCTGCGCGTGCTCCTCGGCATCGACACCGACAAGTCCATCTGGCAGCAGTACCTGGAGTACTGGGGGATGCTGCTGCGCGGCGACCTCGGCATCTCGACCCTGCACGGTCTGCGGCCGGTCGCCGAGGTACTCGCCGCCGCCCTGCCCTGGACGCTCGGGCTGGTCGGCATCGCGACCATCATCTCGTTCGCGATCGGCACGCTGCTCGGAGCCGTCGTCGGATGGAAGCGGGGCAGCCGGCTCGACGCGATCATCCCGGTGACGACGTTCTTCAACACGATCCCGTACTTCTGGCTGGGACTCATCGCGATCGCGATCTTCTCCTCGACCCTGAAGTGGTTCCCCTCCTCGCACGCCTACGACAAGGGCCAGTCGCCGGAGTGGAGCCTCGACTTCATCGGCCAGGTGATCATGCACGGCACGCTCCCGGCCCTGACCATCGTCGTCGCCTCGCTCGGCGGGTGGGTGCTCGGCATGCGCAACATGATGCTGACGGTGCTCGACGACGACTACATCACGGTCGCGCAGGCGAAGGGCATGCCCAGCAAGCGGGTGCTCTGGGGCTACGCCGCCCGCAACGCGGTGCTGCCGCAGATCCAGAGCTTCGCGCTGTCGATCGGCTTCATCGTCGGCGGCACGATCGTCATGGAGATGGTGTTCAGCTATCCGGGCGTCGGCAAGCTGCTGCTCGACGCGACCAACGCCAAGGACTTCGCCCTCATGCAGGGCGTGTTCCTCGTGATCACGCTGTCGGTGCTCGTGGCCAACATCCTCGCCGATGTCGTCTACGCCTACCTCGACCCGCGCACGCGCCAGATGGAGTCCTGA
- a CDS encoding ABC transporter substrate-binding protein, with product MKLTKTLIAASAVAVLGVSALAGCSAGGGSGDGAGSASLTIAKPDGAISTESNNPFVGDSAASKYGYAKVVFETLALVNQTGDRGVTPWLAESLEWNDDYTQLTVVPRADVTWSDGEPFTADDIVFSFETASIPALDTAGLKYEGAEVDGDKVVLSFGDSKYVNQARVLHVPIVPKHIWENFDDPATDPVKGDDLVGTGPYAMANWSTESVTLDARDDYWGGDLAVPELHYVSYGDNTALTTALANGDADWAQAFIPQIEEQFLSADPEHNKFLASPTTGSATLFMNLQQKPFDDPAFRQALAWVIDRDAYVDIAREGASEPVWSVTGLSSILEDEIQPEFQGVDYKVDTEKARDLLETAGYTWKDDALIDPDGTPVSFTLSVPSGWSDWNTAQELIAEDVKDGIGAEVKIDMPDWGGWADPRDNGTFSAIIHWLEDSGTAYGLYTSTMDPRWISPEGKAGFNFGRFDDPEATAALNTYANASSDEERTTAIDTLQTIFSEQVPAIPLGAHPLLGEFNTRNYVGWPSETDTYASADPTQPNIVQILTKLKPAE from the coding sequence ATGAAGCTCACGAAAACCCTGATCGCCGCCAGCGCGGTCGCCGTCCTCGGCGTCTCCGCGCTCGCCGGATGCTCGGCGGGCGGTGGATCCGGCGATGGCGCCGGATCCGCGTCCCTCACCATCGCGAAGCCCGACGGCGCGATCAGCACCGAGTCGAACAACCCGTTCGTCGGTGACTCCGCCGCGTCGAAGTACGGCTACGCCAAGGTGGTGTTCGAGACTCTGGCCCTGGTGAACCAGACCGGTGACCGCGGTGTGACGCCGTGGCTCGCCGAGAGCCTCGAGTGGAACGACGACTACACGCAGCTCACCGTCGTCCCCCGCGCGGACGTCACCTGGAGCGACGGCGAGCCGTTCACGGCCGACGACATCGTCTTCTCCTTCGAGACCGCCTCGATCCCCGCCCTCGACACCGCCGGCCTCAAGTACGAGGGCGCCGAGGTCGACGGCGACAAGGTCGTGCTGAGCTTCGGCGACTCCAAGTACGTCAACCAGGCACGCGTGCTGCACGTGCCGATCGTCCCGAAGCACATCTGGGAGAACTTCGACGACCCGGCCACCGACCCCGTCAAGGGCGACGACCTCGTCGGCACCGGCCCGTACGCGATGGCGAACTGGTCGACCGAGTCGGTCACGCTCGACGCGCGCGACGACTACTGGGGCGGCGACCTCGCCGTGCCGGAGTTGCACTACGTCTCGTACGGCGACAACACGGCCCTCACCACGGCCCTCGCGAACGGCGACGCCGACTGGGCGCAGGCGTTCATCCCGCAGATCGAGGAGCAGTTCCTCTCGGCCGACCCCGAGCACAACAAGTTCCTCGCCTCTCCGACCACCGGTTCCGCCACGCTGTTCATGAACCTGCAGCAGAAGCCGTTCGACGACCCCGCCTTCCGTCAGGCGCTCGCCTGGGTGATCGACCGCGACGCCTACGTCGACATCGCGCGCGAGGGTGCCAGCGAGCCGGTCTGGTCGGTCACGGGACTGTCGTCGATCCTCGAAGACGAGATCCAGCCGGAGTTCCAGGGCGTGGACTACAAGGTCGACACCGAGAAGGCGCGTGACCTGCTGGAGACCGCCGGCTACACGTGGAAGGACGACGCCCTGATCGACCCCGACGGCACGCCCGTCTCGTTCACGCTCTCCGTCCCGTCCGGCTGGAGCGACTGGAACACCGCGCAGGAGCTCATCGCCGAGGACGTGAAGGACGGCATCGGCGCCGAGGTCAAGATCGACATGCCCGACTGGGGCGGCTGGGCCGACCCCCGCGACAACGGCACGTTCTCCGCGATCATCCACTGGCTCGAGGACAGCGGCACGGCGTACGGCCTGTACACCTCGACCATGGACCCGCGGTGGATCTCGCCCGAGGGCAAGGCCGGCTTCAACTTCGGCCGCTTCGACGACCCGGAGGCGACGGCCGCGCTGAACACCTACGCCAACGCCTCGTCCGACGAGGAGCGCACGACCGCCATCGACACGCTGCAGACGATCTTCTCGGAGCAGGTGCCGGCCATCCCGCTGGGCGCCCACCCGCTGCTGGGTGAGTTCAACACGCGCAACTACGTCGGCTGGCCGTCGGAGACCGACACCTACGCGTCCGCCGATCCGACGCAGCCGAACATCGTGCAGATCCTCACGAAGCTGAAGCCCGCCGAGTAG
- a CDS encoding GTP pyrophosphokinase family protein, which produces MSVIPVDEHLISEAKELRDQLQRFLREYEFGMREVETKISILRDEFTHDHAYNPIEHVKSRLKSPDSIVEKIARKGIDDPDFDRIRAEITDIAGVRVTCSFVADVYRLFDLLTAQDDVTVRTVKDYIANPKPNGYKSLHAIIEVPVFLSTGALSVPVEVQFRTIAMDFWASLEHKIYYKFANQVPAHLVDSLSDAADAAAELDTRMERLHREAHGVPQRQLAPPPPPAPRVVEV; this is translated from the coding sequence TTCCTCCGCGAGTACGAGTTCGGGATGCGCGAGGTGGAGACGAAGATCTCGATCCTCCGCGATGAGTTCACCCACGATCACGCCTACAACCCGATCGAGCACGTCAAGAGCCGGCTGAAGTCGCCGGACAGCATCGTCGAGAAGATCGCCAGGAAGGGTATCGACGACCCCGACTTCGACCGCATCCGTGCCGAGATCACCGACATCGCCGGAGTGCGGGTGACGTGCAGCTTCGTCGCCGACGTGTACCGGCTGTTCGATCTGCTGACCGCGCAGGACGACGTGACCGTCCGCACGGTCAAGGACTACATCGCGAACCCCAAGCCGAACGGGTACAAGAGCCTGCACGCGATCATCGAGGTGCCGGTGTTCCTCTCGACCGGGGCGCTGTCCGTGCCCGTCGAGGTGCAGTTCCGCACCATCGCGATGGACTTCTGGGCGAGCCTGGAGCACAAGATCTACTACAAGTTCGCCAACCAGGTGCCCGCGCACCTCGTCGACAGCCTCAGCGATGCGGCCGACGCCGCCGCCGAGCTCGACACGCGGATGGAGCGGCTGCACCGGGAGGCGCATGGCGTACCGCAGCGGCAGCTCGCCCCGCCGCCGCCACCCGCGCCCCGCGTCGTCGAGGTCTGA